In Lacibacter sp. H375, one DNA window encodes the following:
- a CDS encoding Crp/Fnr family transcriptional regulator: MENILFDFISNYVTLTEDEKNALLSLDLFHSVKKGTVLLKEGQHSKESYFVLKGCIRTYYIIDGEEKTTAFYTEMEAFTPPCVINKTPSEYYVSCIEDTILTVSNSDMELEINSKFPKFEIMCRLMSEELLAKQRIDFDEFKTSSPEERYLNLLQKKPDLIQRVPQHQLASYLGIKPQSLSRLRARILEKKS, translated from the coding sequence ATGGAAAATATACTATTTGACTTTATCTCAAACTACGTAACCCTGACAGAGGATGAAAAAAACGCATTGCTATCGTTAGACCTGTTTCACTCAGTAAAGAAAGGGACTGTTTTACTCAAAGAAGGACAGCATTCGAAAGAAAGTTACTTTGTTTTAAAAGGCTGTATCCGCACGTATTACATCATAGACGGCGAAGAAAAAACAACCGCTTTCTACACAGAAATGGAAGCGTTTACACCACCTTGTGTGATAAACAAAACGCCGTCGGAATATTATGTAAGTTGTATAGAAGACACTATTCTTACCGTTTCAAATTCTGATATGGAACTGGAAATAAACAGTAAATTTCCAAAGTTTGAAATCATGTGCAGATTAATGTCGGAAGAATTGTTAGCTAAACAACGTATAGACTTTGACGAGTTTAAGACTTCTTCTCCTGAAGAACGCTACCTGAACTTATTGCAAAAAAAACCAGACCTTATTCAGCGTGTTCCACAACACCAGTTAGCGAGTTATTTAGGCATTAAGCCACAATCATTAAGCAGGCTGAGAGCAAGAATTCTTGAAAAAAAGAGCTGA
- a CDS encoding VPS10 domain-containing protein: MQKYFLLALLLSAITINAQTKTDTSKTDLNKQFSAVKWRSIGPFRGGRSNCGTGVPGDINTYYMGTTGGGLWKTDDLGLNWNNISDGYFKTGSVGALTVPESDANVVYVGMGEHAVRGVMTHHGDGVYKSTDAGKTWKHLGLEATQHIARIVVHPKDPNTLLVAAQGALYSKSKERGIYKSTDGGATWKNVLFVNENTGCNELSMDMNNPRIIYASMWEHGRKPWQVISGGAGSGLYKSVDGGDTWQKLTTGLPTEMGKMSIAVSRSNPEKVYALIESDSEKEAGGLFVSNNAGASWSRITDDHRLIQRAWYYIELFIDPNNDQTIYVLSAPALRSRDGGKTWENLSGTHGDYHDLWINPKNSNNMIISNDGGCSVSVNFAKTWSPQNQMPTAQFYRINVDNQFPYRIYAGQQDNTSVSIPHRSFGGSSITASDWEASAGGESAFLAFDPNDPRYVLGGSYQGTIEVLDTKAKASTNIMPAPIQYLGKDAKDIKYRYNWNAPIIWSKHEPNTYYHGSQLLLKTTDMGRSWKEVSPDLTRNEKEKQGKGGVPYTNEAVGAENYGTLAYVIESPHEKGVIYTGSDDGYVYVTKDGCATWTNITPAGLQECLINAIEVSPHDKATAYIATTRYKFNDHAPAIYKTTDYGKTWTKLVNGLPNNAFTRVVREDDMRKDLLYAGTELGVFVSFDGGKQWQPFQLNLPVTPITDLRVHKGDLIAATSGRSFWVLDDLHVLRQYKKEQSGLQVYQPEEAYIANGFSAMNTASPTGTARGVGVNPANGVVLYYNLPELKATDTVTMTITDAKGKLIRSFSSVADNVAYYDGAPSPNPTLNKQKGLNRFVWDMRHATMPGIPNVYIESSYAGHKAIPGTYNVTIKAGTQQTITTAVIAANPLYSTTPAEYAAYDALMSTMEADVTAMHNLINKLNGKRLQLNDLIKNLTDAKFAALKKEADSLSKDMKAWDDDMVQRKSKAYDDVENFPNKFTANYLFLINQTESDIPRVNQPSLDLKKEYDTQWTALKQRADALELRLNALNKKLSEAGVGAIWK, translated from the coding sequence ATGCAGAAATATTTCCTCCTTGCACTTCTTCTCTCAGCAATAACTATCAACGCTCAAACAAAAACAGACACAAGCAAAACCGATCTCAACAAACAATTCTCGGCAGTTAAGTGGCGCAGTATTGGCCCCTTCCGTGGAGGACGATCCAACTGCGGCACAGGTGTTCCCGGCGATATCAATACCTATTACATGGGTACAACAGGTGGTGGTTTGTGGAAGACAGATGATCTTGGTTTAAACTGGAACAATATCTCTGATGGTTATTTTAAAACAGGAAGTGTGGGTGCGTTGACTGTTCCTGAAAGTGATGCAAACGTAGTTTATGTTGGCATGGGTGAACATGCAGTGCGTGGTGTAATGACGCATCATGGTGATGGTGTATACAAGAGTACTGATGCAGGCAAAACATGGAAACACCTCGGCCTCGAAGCCACACAACATATTGCACGCATTGTAGTGCATCCAAAAGACCCCAACACTTTGCTTGTAGCAGCACAAGGTGCATTGTACAGCAAGAGTAAAGAACGTGGTATCTATAAATCAACGGATGGTGGTGCCACCTGGAAAAATGTATTATTTGTAAATGAAAATACAGGTTGCAATGAATTGAGCATGGACATGAACAATCCACGTATCATCTATGCATCCATGTGGGAGCATGGCCGCAAACCCTGGCAGGTGATCAGTGGTGGTGCAGGAAGTGGTTTGTATAAAAGTGTGGATGGTGGTGATACATGGCAGAAGTTAACAACAGGATTGCCAACAGAAATGGGTAAGATGTCCATTGCCGTTAGTCGTTCCAATCCCGAGAAAGTATATGCGTTGATTGAAAGTGACAGTGAAAAAGAAGCTGGTGGTTTATTCGTAAGCAACAATGCAGGTGCCAGCTGGAGCCGCATTACAGATGATCATCGCTTGATTCAACGTGCATGGTATTACATCGAATTGTTTATCGATCCTAATAACGATCAAACCATTTATGTGTTGAGTGCACCGGCTTTGCGTTCAAGAGATGGTGGCAAAACATGGGAGAACTTAAGCGGTACACATGGCGATTATCATGATCTCTGGATCAATCCAAAAAATTCAAACAACATGATCATCAGTAACGATGGCGGTTGTTCTGTGTCAGTGAACTTTGCAAAAACATGGAGTCCACAGAATCAAATGCCCACGGCACAGTTCTACCGCATCAATGTAGATAATCAATTTCCGTATCGCATCTATGCAGGTCAGCAGGATAATACATCGGTGTCTATTCCCCATCGTTCATTTGGCGGAAGCAGTATCACTGCAAGTGATTGGGAAGCATCAGCAGGTGGCGAAAGTGCCTTCCTTGCATTCGACCCGAACGATCCACGTTATGTGTTGGGCGGCAGTTACCAGGGCACTATTGAAGTGCTCGATACCAAAGCAAAAGCAAGCACCAACATCATGCCTGCACCTATTCAGTATCTTGGCAAGGATGCAAAAGATATTAAGTACCGTTACAACTGGAATGCGCCTATCATCTGGAGCAAACATGAACCGAATACTTATTATCATGGTTCACAGTTATTGTTGAAGACAACCGATATGGGACGTAGCTGGAAAGAAGTATCACCTGATCTTACACGCAACGAAAAAGAAAAACAAGGCAAAGGCGGTGTGCCGTATACCAATGAAGCCGTGGGAGCGGAGAACTATGGAACACTGGCTTACGTCATAGAATCACCACACGAAAAAGGTGTGATCTATACGGGTAGTGATGATGGTTATGTATATGTAACAAAAGATGGTTGTGCAACATGGACAAACATTACGCCAGCAGGTTTGCAGGAATGTCTCATCAATGCCATTGAAGTATCCCCACACGATAAAGCAACGGCTTACATTGCTACCACACGTTATAAGTTTAACGATCATGCGCCGGCCATTTACAAAACAACCGACTATGGTAAAACATGGACCAAGCTTGTAAACGGTTTGCCCAACAATGCATTTACACGTGTAGTGCGTGAAGATGATATGCGCAAAGACCTGCTGTATGCAGGTACAGAGTTAGGTGTATTTGTTTCATTTGACGGCGGTAAGCAATGGCAACCGTTTCAATTGAATTTACCTGTTACACCCATTACCGATCTGCGTGTACACAAAGGCGATTTGATTGCAGCAACATCGGGCAGAAGCTTTTGGGTGTTAGATGATCTGCATGTTTTACGTCAATACAAAAAAGAACAAAGCGGTTTGCAGGTATATCAACCCGAAGAGGCGTATATCGCCAATGGTTTCAGTGCCATGAATACAGCCAGTCCAACCGGTACGGCACGTGGTGTGGGTGTTAATCCTGCTAATGGCGTAGTGCTGTATTACAACTTACCGGAGTTGAAAGCAACCGATACGGTAACGATGACGATCACTGATGCAAAAGGAAAACTCATCCGCAGTTTTAGTTCGGTGGCAGATAATGTAGCGTACTATGATGGCGCACCATCTCCAAACCCTACACTCAATAAACAAAAAGGATTGAATCGTTTTGTGTGGGATATGCGTCATGCAACCATGCCCGGCATACCGAATGTGTATATCGAAAGCAGTTATGCAGGACATAAAGCCATCCCCGGTACTTATAACGTTACCATTAAAGCAGGAACGCAGCAAACAATCACTACGGCTGTGATTGCTGCTAATCCCTTGTATTCAACAACGCCTGCTGAGTATGCTGCATATGATGCGTTGATGAGTACTATGGAAGCAGATGTAACGGCCATGCATAACCTCATCAATAAACTCAATGGTAAACGTTTGCAGTTGAATGATCTCATCAAAAACTTAACCGATGCGAAATTCGCAGCGCTTAAAAAAGAAGCTGATTCGTTAAGTAAAGACATGAAAGCATGGGATGATGACATGGTGCAGCGCAAAAGCAAAGCTTATGATGATGTAGAAAATTTCCCCAATAAGTTTACCGCCAACTACCTTTTCCTAATCAATCAAACAGAAAGCGATATACCTCGTGTGAACCAACCAAGCCTTGATTTGAAAAAAGAATACGATACACAATGGACTGCATTAAAACAAAGAGCAGATGCACTGGAACTGCGTTTGAATGCATTGAATAAAAAGTTGAGTGAAGCAGGAGTGGGAGCGATTTGGAAGTAG
- a CDS encoding HEPN domain-containing protein: MDENNTLHVKVIIPDLEGKEMLGVLIISSKQKVIEFSEHPYGRMSFDTIPIMFCYSPKQNFTLIQSIFSKSNGNKVSYIINELYDNIVDDLFDSKAYTSLNAEVTNMSNWIPPKLIDISHEKGGEKLISVSIGNEVSIEYFLSEEYFLKFLLRPHFSLKSGEVRFFEDVSMTVYAANPTSRNRLFAAYYSLLNFYTLFLTVVPNTKKLVFERGVQFVNLILSEVDFEESRFHVLLQYNEVENFSVVVQKYFSQREKFDQVVSLWETGLKSNNPEIIFLYLTQSIEVLHKYFYEDDVELRDRIKSEVDVEFGLQNNKRKEWTNMMRYFHFFSILESEGLKIDLPLEKKEFLSYLLDSRNYYTHYDEKSFVWTIFQLYEINKVVRIFMRALILVSLGIDTKKIQIVIKREFYHSLEMDISKNQFSMWFGKKM; the protein is encoded by the coding sequence ATGGATGAAAACAACACATTGCATGTTAAAGTAATCATACCAGATTTAGAAGGAAAGGAAATGTTAGGTGTTTTAATTATTTCCTCAAAACAAAAAGTGATTGAATTTTCGGAACATCCTTATGGGAGAATGTCATTTGATACAATCCCTATAATGTTTTGCTATTCCCCAAAGCAAAACTTTACGCTTATTCAGAGCATCTTTTCGAAAAGTAATGGCAATAAGGTTTCTTACATAATAAATGAACTTTATGATAATATCGTGGATGATTTATTTGATAGCAAAGCCTATACAAGTTTAAACGCAGAGGTAACAAATATGTCTAACTGGATACCTCCAAAGCTTATTGATATTTCCCATGAAAAAGGAGGAGAGAAATTAATTTCAGTTAGTATTGGCAATGAGGTTTCGATCGAATACTTTTTATCTGAAGAATATTTTTTGAAGTTTTTATTGAGGCCGCATTTTAGTTTAAAGTCGGGTGAGGTTAGATTTTTTGAAGATGTTTCTATGACGGTTTATGCAGCCAATCCGACGTCGAGAAATAGATTATTCGCTGCTTATTATTCGCTGCTTAATTTTTACACCCTTTTTTTGACAGTTGTACCTAATACAAAAAAACTCGTCTTTGAAAGAGGTGTGCAATTCGTAAACTTAATTCTTAGTGAAGTTGATTTCGAAGAGAGTAGATTTCATGTTTTGCTTCAATATAATGAGGTGGAAAATTTTAGTGTAGTAGTTCAAAAATATTTTTCACAAAGAGAGAAGTTTGATCAAGTCGTTTCTCTGTGGGAGACTGGATTGAAGTCAAATAACCCGGAAATAATATTTCTATATCTAACTCAATCTATTGAAGTTCTTCACAAGTATTTTTATGAAGATGACGTGGAACTTCGTGATAGAATAAAGAGCGAGGTGGATGTGGAATTTGGTTTGCAGAATAATAAAAGAAAAGAATGGACTAATATGATGCGTTACTTTCATTTTTTTAGTATTCTTGAGAGCGAAGGGTTGAAGATTGATCTGCCGTTAGAGAAAAAGGAATTTCTTAGTTATTTACTTGATTCACGAAATTATTACACTCACTATGATGAGAAGTCATTTGTGTGGACTATTTTTCAGCTATATGAAATAAATAAGGTTGTCCGGATATTTATGAGAGCGTTGATTTTAGTCTCCCTTGGAATAGACACAAAGAAGATTCAAATTGTTATTAAACGGGAGTTTTATCATTCTTTGGAAATGGACATTAGTAAGAATCAGTTTTCTATGTGGTTTGGCAAAAAGATGTGA
- the pta gene encoding phosphate acetyltransferase translates to MNRSVYIITPSNQSGKSIISLGLMQMLQRTTPRVAFFKPVIEDKEEKDNHIDAVLSHFKIPMEYEEAYAFSRSELNELRNQGRINYVYDEIIEKYKKLEERFDFVLVEGSDFNEETSVFEVDFNASLATSLGMPALLVIKDNFDSVDELVEHVQLQLHSFVAKNIKIIGVFVSRCTKDVTVAEKALKARLPKELIVALIPNSEELGHPTMKEIADELKAHVLFGSDKLDAIARNSIIGGMQLANYLNRISPDCVAVMPGDRSDLVIGTMLANMSPNYPRVAGIVLTGGFLPERSVVNLMDGTQQTLPVLAVSTGTFETASRIANIQPKIYAGNEYKIRLAIDVFESAVDTDALSEKINSVKSEAITPIMFQHNLLAKAKKAQTHIVLPESEDERILKAASRLAKDKIGYLTLLGKADEVKARVKDLGLYWDDERIQIVDPMTSNKYEDYYTTLYELRKAKGMEITSAADLMTDPSYYGTMMVYKGDADGMVSGAAHTTAHTIKPALQFVKTRKGFNTVSSVFFMLLPDRVVLYGDCAIVPNPTAEQLAEIAISSADSATTFGIETARVAMLSYSSGTSGTGEEVEKVRSATAIVKQRRPDILVEGPIQYDAAVDPVVGRSKMPGSEVAGQANVLIFPDLNTGNNTYKAVQRETGALAVGPMLQGLNKPINDLSRGATIDDIYNTVVITAIQSTNK, encoded by the coding sequence ATGAATCGGTCGGTTTACATCATCACACCATCTAACCAAAGCGGAAAATCCATCATCAGCCTGGGGCTTATGCAAATGTTGCAGCGCACCACTCCACGGGTTGCTTTTTTTAAACCTGTGATTGAAGACAAAGAAGAAAAGGATAATCACATCGATGCTGTTCTTTCACACTTTAAAATTCCGATGGAATATGAAGAAGCCTATGCTTTTTCACGAAGTGAACTGAATGAGCTCCGCAACCAGGGACGCATTAACTATGTGTATGATGAGATCATTGAAAAATACAAGAAGCTGGAAGAGCGGTTTGATTTTGTATTGGTGGAAGGCAGCGATTTTAATGAAGAAACTTCTGTATTTGAAGTAGACTTTAATGCATCACTGGCTACATCGCTTGGTATGCCGGCATTACTTGTTATCAAAGATAATTTTGATTCTGTTGATGAACTGGTAGAACATGTGCAGTTACAACTGCATTCCTTCGTTGCAAAAAATATCAAGATCATTGGCGTGTTTGTGAGCCGCTGCACCAAAGATGTAACGGTGGCGGAAAAGGCGCTGAAAGCAAGATTGCCGAAAGAGTTAATCGTGGCGCTTATTCCCAACAGTGAGGAGTTAGGACATCCTACCATGAAAGAAATTGCCGATGAATTGAAAGCGCATGTGTTGTTTGGCAGTGATAAGCTGGATGCAATTGCACGTAATTCAATCATTGGTGGTATGCAGCTGGCAAATTATCTCAACCGCATTTCACCGGATTGTGTAGCTGTAATGCCTGGCGACAGATCGGATCTTGTTATTGGTACCATGCTGGCAAACATGTCGCCTAATTATCCCCGTGTTGCAGGCATTGTTCTTACAGGTGGTTTTTTACCCGAACGTTCTGTTGTAAATCTCATGGATGGAACACAACAAACACTTCCTGTATTGGCAGTTAGTACAGGCACATTTGAAACTGCTTCACGTATTGCCAACATACAACCGAAAATTTATGCTGGCAACGAATACAAAATAAGACTGGCCATTGATGTTTTTGAATCGGCTGTTGACACAGATGCGTTGAGTGAAAAAATCAACTCTGTAAAATCGGAAGCCATTACACCCATTATGTTCCAGCACAATTTACTGGCAAAGGCGAAAAAAGCACAAACGCATATTGTGTTACCGGAAAGCGAAGATGAACGGATTTTAAAAGCCGCATCACGTTTGGCAAAAGATAAAATTGGTTACCTCACGTTATTGGGTAAAGCAGATGAAGTAAAAGCGAGAGTAAAGGATCTTGGTTTGTATTGGGATGATGAACGCATTCAGATCGTTGACCCGATGACGAGTAACAAGTATGAAGATTATTATACAACCCTGTACGAACTGCGTAAGGCAAAGGGTATGGAAATAACTTCTGCTGCAGATCTCATGACAGATCCATCCTATTACGGAACAATGATGGTGTATAAAGGTGATGCCGATGGTATGGTTTCAGGTGCAGCACATACAACAGCACATACCATTAAACCGGCCTTGCAGTTTGTGAAAACAAGAAAAGGTTTTAATACCGTGTCATCTGTTTTCTTTATGTTATTGCCCGACAGAGTTGTGTTGTATGGCGATTGTGCGATTGTTCCAAATCCTACTGCGGAACAGTTGGCAGAGATCGCTATATCATCAGCCGATTCAGCCACAACATTTGGTATTGAAACAGCAAGAGTGGCGATGCTATCCTATTCATCAGGCACATCGGGCACCGGTGAAGAAGTTGAGAAAGTGCGTTCAGCAACAGCTATTGTAAAACAACGTCGTCCGGATATTCTGGTGGAAGGACCAATTCAATACGATGCAGCAGTTGATCCTGTCGTGGGCCGTAGTAAAATGCCCGGATCGGAAGTGGCAGGACAAGCCAACGTACTCATCTTCCCCGATCTCAACACAGGTAACAATACCTACAAAGCAGTGCAACGTGAAACAGGCGCATTGGCCGTTGGACCAATGTTACAGGGTTTAAACAAACCGATCAACGACTTAAGCCGTGGTGCTACCATTGACGACATTTATAACACAGTAGTGATTACAGCTATTCAATCAACGAACAAATAA
- a CDS encoding acetate/propionate family kinase produces the protein MQILVINAGSSSMKYQLIETEDKTVLAKGLAERIGIAGSRVKHQFTKNGTTGEKVVEQDLPDHNVAFEIITQLLTDKEDAVIPSPETIKAVGHRIVHGGEKFSDTQVITEEVKDTIRALIPLAPLHNPANLIGVEAAEKFFPKAVQVAVFDTAFHQTLPEHAFRYAIPEKFYIEDKIRVYGFHGTSHKYVYNEAKKFLHNDKLKAITIHLGNGSSMAAIDENGHSVDTSLGFGPLCGLVMGTRSGDIDPSVIFHMIEQLNMPLEKIKNVLNKESGMLGLAGSSDARDVAAKYNTGDGNAKLTFELYGYRIRKYIGAYMAALNGVDALIFTAGLGENSVLTRSYACKNLQNLGIELDDQLNVENNHASTPVEIQTAASKVKILIVPTNEEWQIAKEVSELVTRS, from the coding sequence ATGCAGATATTAGTGATCAATGCCGGTAGTTCATCTATGAAATACCAGCTGATAGAAACAGAGGATAAAACCGTTTTAGCCAAAGGACTTGCAGAACGGATTGGTATTGCAGGGAGCAGGGTAAAACATCAGTTCACTAAAAACGGAACAACTGGTGAAAAAGTTGTTGAGCAAGATCTTCCCGACCATAACGTTGCGTTTGAAATAATTACACAACTGTTGACCGATAAGGAGGATGCAGTTATTCCATCACCTGAAACAATTAAAGCTGTCGGGCATCGCATTGTACATGGTGGTGAAAAATTTTCCGACACACAAGTGATCACTGAAGAAGTAAAAGACACCATTCGTGCATTGATCCCATTGGCACCTTTACACAACCCTGCCAATTTAATTGGCGTGGAAGCTGCTGAAAAATTCTTTCCGAAAGCTGTGCAGGTGGCAGTGTTCGATACAGCTTTTCATCAAACACTTCCTGAGCATGCATTCCGTTATGCCATTCCTGAAAAATTTTATATAGAAGATAAAATACGGGTGTATGGTTTTCATGGTACCAGCCATAAGTATGTGTACAACGAAGCGAAAAAGTTTTTACACAATGATAAGTTGAAAGCTATTACCATTCATCTCGGCAATGGCAGCAGCATGGCGGCTATTGATGAGAACGGGCATAGTGTTGATACAAGTCTTGGCTTTGGTCCACTGTGTGGTCTTGTAATGGGCACACGTAGCGGCGATATTGATCCATCAGTCATTTTCCATATGATCGAGCAATTGAACATGCCTTTGGAAAAAATAAAAAATGTGCTGAATAAAGAAAGCGGAATGCTCGGACTTGCAGGCAGCAGCGATGCACGGGATGTCGCTGCAAAATATAATACCGGCGACGGTAATGCTAAACTCACGTTTGAGCTGTATGGTTATCGCATCCGCAAATACATCGGTGCCTACATGGCCGCACTCAACGGTGTAGATGCATTGATCTTTACTGCAGGGCTTGGTGAAAACTCTGTACTCACACGCAGCTATGCATGTAAAAACCTTCAAAACTTAGGCATCGAGTTGGATGACCAATTAAATGTTGAAAACAACCATGCATCTACACCGGTTGAAATACAAACTGCCGCAAGCAAAGTGAAAATATTGATCGTGCCTACCAATGAAGAATGGCAGATAGCAAAAGAAGTATCAGAGTTAGTGACGAGGTCTTAG
- a CDS encoding M28 family peptidase: MKKYVLLLLSIATLHGSAQQVKISKNIQQAMNRIDTNTIRSHIAYLADDKLKGRLPGTEGYQLAVDYVVEQYKKMGVAPGGDNGGYTQKLILRRSLLNNKSSVAVLKDKQGNIDSLQFAIDYTAAPHPMLANAAAEAELVFAGYGVEIPGQYSDYTGIDVKGKIVVLIAGAPDGLISTLTAHFSNAGNKMTTAFTKGAVGAVLINLTTRLSGNATAAIQSNVAVNPTKTEAYGRGFTGNLKVVLNGGKALLSRFFMHSGKNMEQVLIDIKKGKASSFALPYSIAASYSTAHTDFESYNVVGLIPGSDNVLKNEYVVHSAHLDHVGIGRAVNGDSIYNGAHDNASGVASLLEIARIYKTSNAKPKRSVLIVMVTAEEMGLVGSSYFAANPTVPKASIVADVNTDMPTVIAPLLSVVPLGAEHSSIMNNVKFAASYLKLDVEKDPEPEQNRFVRSDQYSFVMNGIPALHIKYGNKTNIPGFDLDAFIKQWRAKYYHQSADGLDGIFNFTAAKTYVQLNFLISYSIAQTTERPMWNKGDLFGTVQQ, translated from the coding sequence ATGAAAAAGTATGTACTTCTATTGCTGAGTATAGCAACCTTACATGGTTCTGCACAGCAGGTAAAAATTTCAAAGAACATTCAACAGGCTATGAACAGGATCGATACCAATACGATCCGTTCGCATATTGCGTACCTGGCCGATGATAAATTAAAAGGCCGCTTACCCGGCACCGAAGGTTATCAATTGGCTGTTGACTATGTGGTTGAACAATATAAAAAAATGGGTGTTGCCCCCGGTGGTGATAATGGAGGCTATACACAAAAATTAATTCTGCGTCGTTCGTTGCTGAATAATAAATCTTCTGTTGCAGTTTTGAAAGACAAACAAGGTAATATTGATTCCTTACAATTTGCAATTGATTATACCGCTGCCCCACATCCCATGCTTGCCAATGCTGCAGCAGAAGCAGAATTGGTATTTGCCGGCTATGGTGTAGAAATTCCAGGACAGTATTCTGATTACACTGGCATCGATGTAAAAGGAAAAATTGTTGTTCTTATTGCAGGCGCACCAGATGGATTGATCTCAACACTAACAGCGCATTTCTCTAATGCAGGAAATAAAATGACGACTGCATTTACAAAAGGGGCCGTTGGAGCTGTACTGATCAATTTAACAACAAGATTGTCGGGAAATGCTACGGCTGCCATACAATCGAATGTGGCAGTTAACCCAACTAAAACAGAAGCCTATGGCCGTGGTTTTACAGGCAATCTGAAAGTAGTACTCAACGGCGGCAAAGCATTGCTCAGCCGTTTTTTTATGCACTCCGGTAAAAACATGGAGCAGGTGTTGATTGATATTAAAAAAGGAAAAGCATCGTCCTTTGCATTGCCGTACAGTATAGCTGCATCGTACAGCACAGCACATACCGATTTTGAAAGTTATAATGTGGTTGGATTAATTCCGGGTAGTGATAACGTATTGAAAAATGAATATGTGGTGCATTCTGCACATCTCGATCATGTGGGCATTGGTCGTGCAGTCAATGGTGATTCGATTTATAATGGTGCACATGATAATGCATCGGGTGTTGCTTCATTACTTGAGATTGCACGTATCTACAAAACGTCAAATGCAAAACCAAAACGTTCAGTATTGATCGTGATGGTAACAGCTGAAGAAATGGGATTGGTTGGTTCCTCTTATTTTGCTGCAAACCCTACTGTACCAAAAGCATCAATTGTTGCTGATGTAAATACGGATATGCCGACCGTGATCGCTCCGCTGCTTTCCGTTGTGCCGTTAGGTGCCGAACATTCAAGCATTATGAACAATGTAAAATTTGCAGCTTCCTATTTAAAACTGGATGTAGAAAAAGATCCGGAGCCTGAACAAAACCGTTTTGTTCGTAGTGATCAATACAGTTTCGTGATGAATGGAATTCCCGCCCTGCATATCAAGTATGGCAACAAAACAAATATCCCCGGTTTTGACCTGGATGCATTTATCAAACAATGGCGTGCGAAATACTATCACCAAAGTGCAGATGGTTTAGATGGCATTTTCAATTTTACAGCAGCAAAAACCTATGTGCAGTTGAATTTCCTCATCAGTTATTCCATTGCGCAAACAACTGAACGTCCCATGTGGAATAAGGGTGATTTGTTTGGAACGGTGCAGCAATAA
- a CDS encoding VOC family protein: MAHINPHINFNGNAEEAFLFYQSVFGGAFKRVVRFKDMSAPGFEIPEKEADKIMHIALPIGSSTLMGNDVPEFMGPTNERENRSKIVINAASKEEADQLFNGLSAGGEIEMPIDTSPWGSYFGMFRDKYGIEWMVEFDAANSTS; this comes from the coding sequence ATGGCACACATCAACCCACACATCAACTTTAACGGCAATGCCGAAGAAGCTTTTTTGTTTTATCAATCTGTATTCGGTGGCGCATTTAAAAGGGTTGTTCGGTTTAAAGACATGTCCGCCCCGGGTTTTGAGATACCTGAAAAGGAAGCTGATAAAATCATGCACATTGCATTGCCTATTGGCAGCAGTACCTTAATGGGTAATGATGTGCCTGAATTTATGGGGCCTACCAACGAGCGTGAAAACAGAAGTAAAATTGTAATAAATGCTGCCAGTAAAGAGGAGGCCGATCAATTGTTTAATGGTCTTTCAGCAGGTGGCGAAATTGAAATGCCAATTGATACCAGTCCCTGGGGTTCTTATTTTGGTATGTTCAGGGATAAATATGGTATTGAATGGATGGTTGAATTTGATGCAGCGAATAGCACAAGCTGA